The following are from one region of the Erwinia billingiae Eb661 genome:
- a CDS encoding secondary thiamine-phosphate synthase enzyme YjbQ yields MWYQQTITLSPKSRGFHLVTEEIVDELRRLSDVQVGLLHLLLQHTSASLTLNENCDPTVRSDMEQHFLRAVPENAPYKHDYEGADDMPAHIKSSLLGTSLLLPISRGRLMLGTWQGIWLGEHRVQGGSRQIVATLQGE; encoded by the coding sequence ATGTGGTATCAGCAGACGATTACCTTAAGCCCCAAATCTCGTGGATTTCATCTGGTTACCGAAGAGATCGTCGACGAGCTGCGGCGCTTAAGCGACGTGCAGGTTGGGCTGCTTCATCTGCTGCTACAACACACCTCCGCGTCTTTGACCCTGAATGAGAATTGCGACCCAACGGTGCGCAGCGATATGGAACAGCATTTCCTGCGCGCCGTGCCGGAAAACGCGCCTTACAAACACGATTATGAGGGGGCAGATGACATGCCCGCGCATATCAAGTCGTCGCTGTTAGGCACGTCGCTGCTATTGCCCATCAGTCGTGGCCGTTTGATGCTTGGCACGTGGCAGGGGATCTGGCTCGGTGAGCACCGCGTGCAGGGCGGATCGCGGCAGATTGTTGCCACGCTGCAAGGCGAATAA
- a CDS encoding Lrp/AsnC family transcriptional regulator, translating to MTQIDDFDLKILTLLETNGRLTNQELSDLVGLSASQCSRRRINLEQAGLILGYHARLSPDAVGLGMIGLIEVRLINHTSDYVDSFHSMVAEQSAIVDAYKTTGDADYLLKVAVKDLAGLSALISQLVAGHQSVSHVKTSVVLTRLKENGVMTPA from the coding sequence ATGACCCAGATAGATGATTTCGACCTTAAGATACTGACTTTACTTGAAACTAATGGTCGTCTGACCAATCAGGAACTGAGCGATCTGGTGGGGCTTTCTGCCTCACAGTGCTCACGCCGCCGCATCAACCTTGAGCAGGCGGGCTTGATTCTGGGATACCACGCGCGGCTGTCGCCGGATGCCGTCGGTTTAGGCATGATCGGGCTGATTGAAGTGCGCCTGATTAACCATACTTCAGACTACGTTGACAGCTTCCACAGCATGGTTGCCGAGCAGTCAGCGATTGTTGATGCCTATAAAACCACTGGCGATGCCGACTATTTACTGAAGGTGGCGGTGAAGGATTTGGCCGGGCTCAGTGCCTTAATCAGCCAGCTGGTTGCCGGTCACCAAAGCGTATCTCATGTCAAAACGTCCGTAGTGTTAACCCGTTTGAAAGAGAACGGCGTGATGACTCCCGCCTGA
- a CDS encoding conjugal transfer protein TraF — protein MAKLIRKLNSFSRPAVFPIVFLAPLSALAAGNYYDARNDAMGGTGVASSTYGTAVLANPALMTKAKPDDTVSVILPAAGLQVTDKNNLVDKVDDLTDSVDRYQDIANNITSFADYPKVQAAAGDLASQLRGIKGNQAHGTAGAAFAVTIPNETLPFAFVTKAYGTAHVTADVTQSDIDYLQGVADGTVFPLPGDQSKLTSAGLGRGAIVYDYGVAVAHEFNIAGHPVSFGVTPKLQKTYLYNYSASVYNYDKSDFTNGRYKNTNSGFNLDAGAATDIGDNWTLGLSAQNLISRDIDTKEVNGYKDTYQISPIVTPGVSFHTERLTAALDVDVTPTKGFKTQEESQYAGVGAEYRLLSWLQLRAGYRADMKSNDTNVYTAGFGLSPFGKVHLDLAGMKGDDRTWGAVAQLNFTF, from the coding sequence ATGGCGAAATTAATCCGTAAGTTGAACAGTTTTTCCCGTCCTGCAGTTTTTCCCATAGTGTTTCTGGCCCCCCTTAGCGCGTTAGCCGCTGGCAACTATTACGATGCCCGTAATGACGCCATGGGTGGGACGGGTGTGGCGTCCTCTACTTACGGCACGGCGGTGCTGGCTAACCCCGCGTTGATGACCAAAGCAAAACCGGATGACACGGTCAGCGTGATCCTTCCGGCTGCCGGTTTGCAGGTGACGGATAAAAACAATCTGGTGGATAAAGTTGATGACCTGACTGACAGCGTCGATCGCTATCAGGACATTGCCAACAACATCACCAGCTTTGCCGATTACCCAAAAGTGCAGGCGGCGGCCGGAGACCTGGCCAGTCAACTGCGGGGGATCAAGGGGAATCAGGCCCACGGCACGGCGGGCGCGGCGTTTGCGGTAACCATTCCCAATGAAACGCTGCCATTTGCTTTCGTAACCAAGGCCTACGGTACCGCGCACGTTACGGCTGATGTCACCCAAAGCGATATTGATTATCTTCAGGGCGTCGCCGATGGCACCGTGTTCCCACTGCCAGGCGATCAGAGCAAGCTGACGTCGGCTGGCCTCGGGCGTGGTGCGATTGTTTATGATTACGGTGTGGCGGTTGCGCACGAGTTCAATATCGCAGGCCATCCGGTTTCCTTTGGCGTCACGCCAAAGCTGCAGAAAACCTACCTGTATAACTACAGCGCCTCGGTTTATAACTACGACAAATCAGATTTCACCAACGGTCGTTACAAAAACACCAACAGCGGCTTCAACCTTGATGCCGGCGCCGCCACCGATATTGGCGACAACTGGACGTTGGGTCTGAGCGCGCAGAACCTTATTTCGCGCGATATCGATACCAAAGAAGTGAACGGCTACAAAGATACCTACCAGATCAGCCCAATCGTCACGCCTGGCGTGTCTTTCCATACTGAGCGACTGACCGCAGCGCTGGACGTTGACGTAACGCCAACCAAAGGCTTCAAAACGCAGGAAGAAAGCCAGTATGCGGGCGTGGGTGCCGAGTACCGTCTGCTGAGCTGGTTACAGCTGCGTGCCGGTTACCGTGCCGATATGAAGTCCAACGACACCAACGTTTACACCGCCGGTTTTGGCCTGTCACCGTTTGGCAAGGTGCATCTGGATCTGGCCGGTATGAAAGGCGACGACAGAACCTGGGGTGCGGTTGCCCAGCTGAACTTCACCTTCTGA
- a CDS encoding amino acid aminotransferase, which produces MFQNVDAYAGDPILSLMETFKQDTRPQKVNLSIGLYYDGHGVIPQLKAVAEAEARLTAQAQNASVYLPMDGLPPYRSAVAPLLFGQDHPALKAGRIATIQTVGGSGALKVGADFLKTYFPGSSVCVSDPTWDNHVAIFSGAGFEVSTYPWYDEATNGVKFDQFMAKLNTLPAQTIVLLHPCCHNPTGADLTNAQWDSVTEVLKTRDLIPFLDIAYQGFGAGMEEDAYAIRVIAAAGLPALVSNSFSKIFSLYGERVGGLSVVCDDAEEASRVLGQLKATVRRNYSSPPNFGAQVVSCVLNDAELKASWLAEVEEMRVRISSMRQALVDALTQAMPGKSFDYLLKQRGMFSYTGLSAAQVDRLREEFGVYLIASGRMCVAGLNSQNVHQVAEAMAAVM; this is translated from the coding sequence GTGTTTCAAAACGTTGATGCCTACGCTGGCGATCCAATTCTCTCCCTGATGGAGACGTTCAAGCAGGATACCCGACCGCAAAAGGTGAACCTGAGCATCGGCCTGTATTATGACGGCCACGGTGTGATCCCACAGCTGAAAGCCGTGGCGGAGGCGGAAGCGCGTCTGACGGCCCAGGCACAGAATGCCTCGGTGTACCTGCCGATGGATGGCCTGCCACCTTACCGTAGCGCGGTGGCTCCGTTACTGTTTGGGCAGGATCACCCGGCGCTGAAAGCCGGCCGCATCGCCACCATCCAGACGGTGGGCGGCTCTGGCGCGCTGAAAGTCGGTGCAGATTTTCTGAAAACCTACTTCCCTGGCTCGTCTGTGTGCGTCAGCGATCCGACCTGGGATAACCATGTGGCGATCTTCAGCGGTGCCGGATTCGAAGTCAGCACCTATCCGTGGTACGACGAAGCGACCAACGGCGTGAAGTTTGACCAGTTCATGGCCAAGCTGAACACCTTGCCCGCACAGACCATCGTGCTGCTGCACCCGTGCTGCCACAACCCGACCGGTGCCGACCTGACAAACGCCCAGTGGGACAGCGTGACCGAAGTGCTGAAAACCCGCGATCTTATCCCGTTCCTCGACATCGCCTATCAGGGCTTTGGTGCCGGAATGGAAGAAGATGCCTACGCCATCCGCGTTATTGCCGCCGCAGGCTTGCCGGCGCTGGTCAGCAACTCCTTCTCTAAAATCTTCTCGCTGTACGGTGAGCGCGTTGGCGGTCTGTCAGTGGTCTGTGATGATGCGGAAGAAGCCTCTCGCGTGTTGGGCCAGCTGAAAGCGACCGTACGTCGCAACTACTCCAGCCCACCCAACTTCGGTGCCCAGGTGGTGTCCTGCGTGCTGAATGATGCTGAACTGAAAGCCAGCTGGCTGGCCGAAGTAGAAGAGATGCGCGTGCGTATCTCCTCTATGCGTCAGGCGCTGGTCGACGCGTTGACCCAGGCGATGCCGGGTAAAAGCTTCGACTACCTGCTGAAGCAGCGTGGCATGTTCAGCTACACCGGCCTGAGCGCAGCACAGGTTGATCGCCTGCGTGAAGAGTTCGGCGTTTACCTGATCGCCAGCGGCCGCATGTGTGTCGCCGGGCTGAACAGCCAAAACGTTCACCAGGTGGCCGAAGCCATGGCTGCAGTAATGTAA
- the pspG gene encoding envelope stress response protein PspG, with the protein MEILFVLGFFVMLLLTGISVLGIIAALVVATVVMFFGGMLAIVIKLLPWLALAVVAVWIYRAYKKPNSKLDRWLSR; encoded by the coding sequence ATGGAAATCTTATTTGTGCTTGGCTTCTTTGTCATGCTGCTGCTGACCGGCATCTCCGTGCTCGGCATTATCGCCGCGCTGGTCGTCGCTACCGTGGTGATGTTCTTTGGCGGCATGCTGGCGATTGTTATAAAATTGTTGCCTTGGCTGGCGTTGGCGGTGGTGGCGGTATGGATTTATCGCGCGTATAAAAAACCGAACTCGAAACTGGACCGTTGGTTATCCCGTTAA
- the zur gene encoding zinc uptake transcriptional repressor Zur → MNVSSPEKILSQAEALCQQRNVRLTPQRMEVLRLMSQHHGAISAYDLLDLLRASEPQAKPPTVYRALDFLLEQGFVHRVESTNSYVVCHHFEQPSHTSAMLICDRCGSVAEQQAEGVENILKMLALTSGFALANSVIEAHGLCRGCVEVEACTHQDACQHDHTVASKKRGK, encoded by the coding sequence ATGAACGTAAGCAGTCCTGAAAAAATCCTGTCGCAGGCTGAAGCCTTGTGCCAGCAACGCAACGTCAGACTGACGCCTCAGCGTATGGAAGTATTGCGGCTGATGAGCCAGCACCATGGGGCGATCAGCGCCTATGACCTGCTGGATCTGCTGCGGGCAAGCGAGCCTCAGGCGAAGCCGCCAACGGTTTATCGCGCGCTGGATTTTCTGCTTGAACAGGGATTTGTGCACCGCGTTGAGTCCACCAACAGCTACGTGGTCTGCCATCATTTTGAACAGCCTTCTCACACTTCTGCGATGCTGATTTGCGATCGCTGCGGGTCAGTTGCAGAGCAACAGGCTGAAGGGGTGGAAAACATTTTGAAAATGCTGGCCCTGACCTCGGGATTCGCACTGGCTAATAGTGTTATCGAAGCTCATGGGTTGTGCCGGGGTTGTGTCGAAGTGGAAGCCTGCACGCATCAGGATGCATGCCAGCACGATCATACTGTCGCCAGCAAGAAGCGTGGCAAGTAG
- a CDS encoding YitT family protein, which produces MDNVVSPTKVPHTLVEDALAILFGTLLVSFGITLLKTAGALTGSTAGIAFLISYLTHTSFGVAFFVINLPFYWLAASRMGWAFTLKTFCAVGLVSLFTHLHPLFIHFSALDPFYATLFGNVIMGIGFIVLFRHKASLGGINILALWLQDRYGIRAGKLQMGVDTCVVLASLFVVSMPMLAASIVGALILNLIIAMNHRPGRYYV; this is translated from the coding sequence ATGGATAATGTCGTTTCCCCCACAAAAGTTCCCCACACCCTGGTTGAAGATGCGCTGGCGATCCTGTTTGGTACGCTGCTGGTCTCCTTTGGCATTACGCTGCTGAAAACGGCTGGTGCGTTAACCGGCAGCACTGCGGGCATCGCCTTCCTGATCAGTTACCTGACGCACACCTCTTTCGGCGTGGCCTTCTTTGTGATCAATCTGCCGTTCTACTGGCTGGCGGCAAGCCGCATGGGCTGGGCATTCACCCTGAAAACCTTCTGCGCGGTCGGGCTGGTTTCGCTGTTCACCCATTTACATCCGCTTTTCATCCACTTTTCCGCGTTGGATCCCTTTTACGCCACACTGTTCGGTAACGTGATAATGGGAATTGGGTTTATAGTGTTGTTTCGCCATAAAGCCAGCCTCGGCGGCATCAATATTCTGGCGTTATGGCTGCAGGATCGGTACGGTATTCGTGCCGGGAAGCTGCAAATGGGCGTCGATACCTGCGTGGTACTGGCGTCGTTATTTGTGGTTTCCATGCCGATGCTGGCCGCTTCAATCGTTGGCGCGCTGATCCTCAATCTGATCATTGCCATGAACCATCGCCCTGGCCGCTATTACGTCTGA
- the dusA gene encoding tRNA dihydrouridine(20/20a) synthase DusA: MTQILPAHRFSVAPMLDWTDRHCRYFLRQLTRHSLLYTEMVTTGAIVHGKGDYLAWNQAEQPVALQLGGYDAAALAECAKQAEARGYNEINLNVGCPSDRVQNGRFGACLMGEPALVADGIKAMRDQVSIPVTVKTRIGIDEQDSYEFLCEFIRQVSEQGGCDSFIIHARKAWLSGLSPKENREIPPLDYERVYQLKRDFPHLTMSINGGIKSLAEAKVHLQHVDGVMMGREAYQNPGLLAQVDRELFGSELPAPDPVAVVRAMYPYIEAELANGTYLGHITRHMLGLFQGIPGARQWRRHLSENAHKPGANIETVEQALALVADKIPAAV; encoded by the coding sequence ATGACCCAGATTTTACCTGCACACCGTTTTTCCGTTGCCCCGATGCTTGACTGGACCGACCGTCATTGCCGTTATTTCCTGCGTCAGTTAACGCGTCATTCCCTGCTGTACACCGAGATGGTTACCACCGGTGCCATTGTGCACGGCAAAGGCGATTATCTGGCGTGGAATCAGGCAGAACAGCCTGTTGCCCTGCAGCTGGGCGGCTATGACGCTGCGGCGCTGGCCGAATGCGCAAAGCAGGCGGAAGCGCGAGGCTACAACGAAATCAATCTGAACGTCGGCTGTCCGTCGGATCGTGTGCAGAACGGCCGCTTCGGTGCCTGCCTGATGGGCGAACCGGCGCTGGTCGCCGATGGCATTAAAGCGATGCGCGACCAGGTGTCGATCCCGGTGACGGTGAAAACCCGCATCGGCATCGACGAGCAGGACAGCTATGAATTCCTCTGTGAGTTTATCCGTCAGGTGTCCGAGCAGGGCGGTTGCGACAGCTTTATCATTCATGCCCGCAAGGCCTGGCTGTCGGGGCTGAGCCCGAAAGAGAACCGCGAAATCCCGCCACTGGATTACGAACGCGTCTATCAGCTGAAGCGTGATTTCCCGCATCTGACGATGTCGATCAATGGCGGCATCAAGTCGCTGGCAGAAGCCAAAGTGCATTTGCAGCACGTCGATGGCGTGATGATGGGTCGTGAGGCGTATCAGAATCCTGGGCTGCTGGCGCAGGTCGATCGCGAACTGTTTGGCAGCGAGTTACCTGCCCCGGATCCGGTGGCCGTTGTGCGGGCAATGTATCCGTACATTGAGGCTGAACTGGCGAACGGCACCTATCTTGGCCACATCACGCGCCATATGTTGGGCCTGTTCCAGGGCATTCCGGGCGCGCGCCAGTGGCGACGTCACCTGAGCGAGAATGCCCATAAGCCGGGAGCCAATATCGAAACGGTTGAGCAGGCGTTGGCGCTGGTGGCGGATAAAATCCCGGCCGCTGTTTAA
- the dnaB gene encoding replicative DNA helicase encodes MAGNKPTNKSNENREPRDRQMEGLKLPPHSLEAEQSVLGGLMLDNERWDNVSERVVALDFFSRPHRMIFSEMQRLLELGKPIDLITLSESLETKNELNLVGGFAYLAELSKNTPSAANIGAYADIVRERAVVREMISVANEIADAGYDPQGRTSEDLLDLAESRVFQIAESRANKDTGPKSVDQILEATIARIESLYQTPHDGVTGVDTGYQDLNKKTAGLQRSDLIIVAARPAMGKTTFAMNLCENAAMLQDKPVLIFSLEMPGEQIMMRMLASLSRVDQTRIRTGQLDDEDWARISSTMGILLEKKNMFIDDSSGLTPTEVRSRARRIFREHGGLSMIMIDYLQLMRVPSLSDNRTLEIAEISRSLKALAKELQVPVVALSQLNRSLEQRADKRPVNSDLRESGSIEQDADLIMFIYRDEVYHENSDQKGIAEIILGKQRNGPIGTVRLTFNGQWSRFDNYAGPQYDDE; translated from the coding sequence ATGGCAGGAAATAAACCCACCAACAAATCCAACGAAAACCGTGAACCGCGCGACCGGCAGATGGAAGGCCTGAAGTTGCCGCCGCATTCTCTGGAAGCGGAACAGTCCGTGTTGGGCGGGTTAATGCTGGATAACGAACGCTGGGATAACGTCTCCGAACGCGTGGTCGCGCTGGACTTCTTCAGCCGCCCGCACCGGATGATCTTCAGCGAAATGCAGCGCCTGCTGGAACTGGGCAAACCCATCGATTTGATCACCCTGTCTGAATCGCTGGAAACCAAAAACGAGCTGAATCTGGTTGGCGGATTCGCCTATCTGGCCGAACTGTCGAAAAACACCCCAAGTGCGGCGAACATCGGTGCCTATGCGGATATCGTGCGCGAACGTGCGGTGGTGCGTGAGATGATCTCGGTGGCGAATGAAATTGCCGATGCGGGTTACGATCCGCAGGGACGCACCAGCGAAGATCTGCTCGATCTGGCGGAATCCCGCGTGTTCCAGATCGCCGAAAGCCGGGCCAATAAAGATACCGGCCCGAAGAGTGTCGATCAGATCCTTGAGGCGACGATCGCCAGGATCGAATCGCTGTATCAGACGCCGCACGATGGTGTAACCGGCGTGGATACCGGCTATCAGGATCTGAACAAGAAGACCGCCGGTCTGCAGCGTTCGGATCTGATTATCGTCGCGGCGCGTCCGGCGATGGGTAAAACCACCTTCGCCATGAACCTGTGTGAAAACGCCGCGATGCTGCAGGACAAACCGGTGCTGATTTTCAGTCTGGAGATGCCCGGCGAACAGATCATGATGCGTATGCTGGCGTCACTTTCCCGCGTCGATCAAACCCGTATCCGTACCGGCCAGCTCGATGATGAGGATTGGGCGCGTATCTCCAGCACCATGGGCATTCTGCTGGAGAAAAAGAACATGTTTATCGATGACTCCTCGGGCCTGACGCCGACGGAAGTCCGCTCCCGTGCCCGCCGCATCTTCCGCGAACACGGCGGCCTGAGCATGATCATGATCGATTACCTTCAGCTGATGCGCGTGCCGTCGCTTTCTGACAACCGTACGTTAGAAATTGCCGAAATCTCCCGTTCCCTTAAGGCGCTGGCGAAAGAGCTTCAGGTGCCGGTGGTGGCGCTGTCGCAGCTTAACCGCTCGCTGGAGCAGCGTGCCGATAAGCGCCCGGTCAACTCCGACCTGCGTGAATCAGGCTCCATCGAGCAGGATGCCGACTTAATCATGTTTATCTACCGTGATGAGGTCTACCACGAAAACAGCGATCAGAAAGGCATTGCGGAAATCATTCTGGGTAAACAGCGTAACGGCCCGATCGGCACGGTGCGCCTGACCTTCAACGGTCAGTGGTCGCGTTTTGATAACTACGCTGGCCCGCAATACGACGACGAATAA
- a CDS encoding CsbD family protein yields the protein MNKDEASGNWKQLKGKFKEKWGKLTDDDLTVVEGKRDQLVGKIQERYGYGKEQAEKELGEWETHNNHRF from the coding sequence ATGAACAAAGACGAAGCCAGCGGTAACTGGAAACAGTTGAAAGGTAAATTTAAAGAAAAATGGGGCAAGCTGACTGATGACGATCTGACCGTCGTCGAAGGTAAACGCGATCAGCTTGTAGGCAAGATTCAGGAACGCTACGGATATGGCAAAGAGCAAGCAGAGAAGGAACTCGGTGAGTGGGAAACCCACAATAACCACCGTTTCTGA
- a CDS encoding MmcQ/YjbR family DNA-binding protein: MNVSDLLSYCMDKPGAEQSVHSDWKATQIKVDDVLFALVHEVDGRPAVALKATPALADLLREAHTDVRPSDHLNKSHWSTVLLDGTLKDSQIYYLVDASLQKALDTRGAH, translated from the coding sequence ATGAACGTATCGGATCTTCTGTCTTACTGTATGGATAAGCCAGGCGCGGAGCAAAGCGTGCACAGCGACTGGAAAGCGACGCAAATTAAAGTGGATGATGTGCTGTTTGCGCTGGTGCATGAGGTGGATGGCCGACCGGCCGTGGCGTTGAAAGCCACACCGGCGCTGGCCGATTTACTGCGTGAAGCGCATACCGACGTCCGTCCCAGCGACCATCTGAATAAGTCGCACTGGAGTACCGTCCTGTTGGACGGCACCTTAAAGGATTCGCAGATCTATTATCTGGTCGATGCCTCGCTGCAAAAAGCGCTGGATACCCGCGGCGCCCATTAA
- a CDS encoding quinone oxidoreductase, with protein MAKRIQISQHGGPEVMQLIDVAIPEPAAGEVVVENKAIGINYIDTYMRTGLYPAALPSGLGTEAAGVVKSVGDGVTAVKPGDRVVYAQSALGAYSEFHAVHVDKLALIPDNISFEQAAASFLKGLTVHYLLRQTYVVQPGEIFLFQAAAGGVGLIACQWAKALGAHLIGTVGSAEKAQRAKAAGAWATINYREEDIAKRVSELTDGKKVRVVYDSVGKDTWEASLDCLQRRGLMVSFGNSSGPVSGVNLAILNQKGSLYVTRPSLNGYVTNRDALTSASNELFSLIGSGAINVDVPEQQKFALKDAQQAHKTLESRATQGSSLLIP; from the coding sequence ATGGCAAAACGTATACAAATCAGCCAGCATGGCGGACCGGAAGTGATGCAACTGATTGATGTCGCGATCCCTGAGCCAGCGGCCGGGGAAGTGGTGGTAGAGAATAAAGCGATCGGCATTAACTACATCGATACCTATATGCGGACCGGCCTGTATCCGGCGGCATTGCCTTCTGGCCTGGGCACGGAAGCGGCTGGCGTGGTCAAGAGCGTGGGTGACGGCGTGACGGCGGTTAAGCCGGGCGATCGCGTGGTGTATGCGCAGTCGGCGTTGGGTGCCTACAGCGAGTTCCATGCGGTGCATGTCGATAAGCTGGCGTTAATTCCGGACAACATCTCCTTTGAGCAGGCCGCCGCCTCGTTCCTGAAAGGGCTGACGGTTCACTATCTGCTGCGCCAGACCTATGTGGTACAACCGGGCGAGATTTTCCTGTTCCAGGCCGCGGCGGGCGGCGTCGGTCTGATTGCCTGCCAGTGGGCGAAAGCCTTGGGCGCACATCTGATCGGCACGGTGGGTTCGGCTGAGAAAGCGCAGCGTGCGAAAGCGGCCGGCGCCTGGGCGACCATTAACTACCGCGAAGAAGACATCGCCAAACGCGTCAGCGAGTTAACCGACGGCAAGAAGGTGCGGGTGGTTTACGATTCGGTCGGCAAAGATACCTGGGAAGCGTCGCTGGACTGTCTGCAACGGCGTGGATTGATGGTCAGCTTTGGTAACTCGTCCGGCCCGGTCAGCGGCGTGAATCTGGCAATCCTCAACCAGAAAGGCTCGTTATACGTCACCCGCCCTTCCCTGAATGGCTACGTCACCAACCGCGATGCGTTAACCAGCGCCAGCAATGAGCTGTTTTCGCTGATTGGCAGCGGAGCGATTAATGTCGATGTGCCGGAGCAGCAGAAGTTTGCCCTGAAGGATGCGCAGCAGGCGCACAAAACGCTGGAGAGTCGGGCTACGCAAGGCTCAAGCCTGCTGATCCCCTGA
- a CDS encoding M20 family metallopeptidase has protein sequence MTDRTLQLAQRLLGFDTINPPGNEAACMAFFAGWLEDNGFEVTLSGFGEDRVNLIARIVGETAGDPLGFTGHLDTVPLGNQRWQHDPFGSSIDGDRLYGRGASDMKAAVAAFAVACVDNLAAIRQGSGVVLLITGGEETGCDGAKALISAGDLPAVGALIVGEPTANYPVIGHKGALWLRCETQGKTAHGAMPELGINAIYLAAEALGKIQSFTPGAPHPLMKKPTINVGRIQGGLNINSVPDRTQFDVDIRTAPNLQHATIRQNLTTTLGEKVMVSTLVDLPAVLSEEDNRWIAGVYRRCQPLHDQPIEAKIVPYFTDASLLLPAMGNPPCIILGPGEPTMAHQTDEYCLLGRLAEAERLYGQLIVDWETAEY, from the coding sequence ATGACCGATCGAACGCTTCAGCTTGCCCAGCGCCTGCTGGGCTTCGATACCATTAATCCGCCCGGCAACGAAGCGGCCTGCATGGCCTTTTTTGCCGGCTGGCTGGAGGACAATGGCTTTGAGGTGACGCTCAGCGGGTTCGGTGAGGATCGCGTGAACCTGATCGCGCGGATCGTCGGCGAAACCGCCGGCGATCCGCTGGGCTTCACCGGCCATCTCGATACCGTGCCGTTGGGCAATCAACGCTGGCAGCACGATCCTTTTGGATCGTCGATCGACGGGGATCGTCTGTACGGTCGTGGCGCCAGTGATATGAAAGCGGCCGTGGCGGCTTTTGCCGTGGCCTGCGTGGACAATCTGGCGGCGATCCGCCAGGGTTCAGGCGTGGTACTGCTGATCACCGGCGGAGAAGAAACCGGCTGTGACGGCGCGAAAGCGCTGATTTCGGCTGGCGATCTGCCGGCGGTGGGCGCATTGATCGTCGGTGAACCCACGGCAAACTACCCGGTGATTGGGCATAAAGGCGCGTTGTGGTTACGGTGCGAAACGCAGGGCAAAACGGCGCACGGCGCGATGCCGGAGCTGGGGATCAACGCCATTTATCTGGCGGCGGAAGCATTAGGCAAGATCCAGAGTTTTACGCCTGGCGCGCCTCATCCACTGATGAAGAAGCCGACGATTAACGTTGGCCGCATCCAGGGCGGGCTGAATATTAATTCGGTGCCGGATCGCACGCAGTTTGATGTGGATATTCGTACCGCACCCAATCTGCAGCACGCCACCATCCGTCAGAACCTCACCACCACGCTGGGCGAAAAGGTGATGGTGTCCACGCTGGTCGATCTGCCTGCGGTGCTGAGTGAAGAGGATAACCGCTGGATTGCCGGCGTGTATCGGCGTTGTCAGCCGCTGCACGACCAGCCGATTGAGGCGAAAATCGTCCCCTACTTTACCGATGCATCGTTGCTGTTGCCGGCAATGGGCAATCCGCCGTGCATTATTTTGGGGCCAGGAGAGCCGACCATGGCACATCAGACCGATGAGTATTGCCTGCTGGGCCGCCTTGCCGAAGCGGAAAGGCTGTATGGCCAGCTGATAGTTGACTGGGAAACGGCTGAGTATTAA